The proteins below are encoded in one region of Peribacillus muralis:
- a CDS encoding ribulose-phosphate 3-epimerase translates to MQKDNITIAPSIMCADLCNLEESVREIEREGLETLHIDIIDGSYSPSMPLGIETVKQLRKITDMNFDVHIMSTNNEYFIQEMLNIGVQQISFHEETSTHIDRFIQLIKKHDTKVGLALNPATPLTVLDYVLPQCDTVLLMLINPGFATDKNEKQVSYAVKKVEDLYRLIKEKGLETSIEVDGRVSLETIPSLVRAGADTLVAGSTSLFLPNESLAENKRVMEAAILEGLYKEVN, encoded by the coding sequence ATGCAAAAAGATAATATTACAATCGCTCCTTCCATTATGTGTGCAGACTTATGCAATTTAGAAGAAAGTGTAAGGGAGATTGAAAGAGAAGGATTGGAAACATTGCACATAGATATCATTGACGGATCGTACAGTCCAAGTATGCCATTGGGGATAGAAACCGTTAAACAATTAAGAAAGATAACGGATATGAATTTTGATGTACATATCATGTCCACTAATAATGAGTATTTTATTCAAGAGATGCTAAACATAGGTGTTCAACAAATTTCTTTCCATGAAGAAACGAGCACACATATTGATCGTTTTATTCAATTAATAAAAAAACATGACACGAAAGTGGGATTGGCTCTTAATCCAGCAACTCCATTAACTGTTTTGGACTATGTATTGCCACAGTGTGATACGGTTTTATTGATGTTAATCAATCCGGGATTCGCAACAGATAAGAATGAAAAACAAGTAAGTTATGCAGTGAAAAAAGTGGAAGATCTGTATCGCTTGATAAAAGAAAAAGGATTGGAAACAAGCATTGAAGTCGATGGCAGAGTTTCTTTGGAGACAATCCCAAGCTTGGTAAGAGCTGGAGCGGATACGTTAGTCGCTGGAAGTACGAGTTTGTTCCTTCCTAACGAAAGTCTAGCAGAAAATAAAAGAGTAATGGAAGCTGCCATTTTAGAAGGTTTATATAAGGAGGTAAATTAA
- a CDS encoding DeoR/GlpR family DNA-binding transcription regulator, with the protein MLKEERQQKILQILDDEHKVIASDLSKRLSVSEDTIRRDLKELDTQGHINRVHSGALRKGPPVVDFSTRQNISNEIKGNLARKALDFIKEGMVLLIDGGTTNLQLVNQLPLTFSAKVITNSPPIAMALINHQNIDVIMIGGTLFKQSLVNLGIDTVEALRTMRADLYIMGIYKIDPQLGISVPSLEEALVKRKMAEISNNILGMVTSDKLATISYQIICPTSDLTYLITENVNEDIKRLYNKQGIHVID; encoded by the coding sequence ATGCTAAAAGAAGAACGGCAACAAAAAATATTACAGATATTAGATGACGAGCATAAAGTGATTGCAAGTGATTTAAGTAAGCGCTTATCTGTTTCAGAGGATACCATCCGAAGAGATTTAAAGGAGCTGGATACTCAAGGACATATAAATAGAGTCCATAGCGGTGCCTTGAGAAAAGGGCCTCCTGTTGTGGATTTTTCAACAAGACAGAATATATCTAATGAAATAAAGGGCAATTTAGCACGAAAAGCGCTGGATTTCATTAAAGAAGGAATGGTTCTACTAATAGATGGGGGTACAACGAACTTACAATTGGTAAATCAACTGCCATTAACATTTAGCGCCAAGGTCATAACTAATAGTCCGCCCATTGCTATGGCACTTATAAATCATCAAAATATTGATGTAATTATGATTGGCGGAACCCTATTCAAGCAATCATTAGTTAACTTGGGAATCGACACGGTTGAAGCACTGCGCACAATGAGAGCCGATTTATATATAATGGGCATTTATAAAATCGATCCCCAATTAGGCATTAGTGTCCCAAGTCTCGAGGAGGCATTGGTCAAAAGAAAAATGGCTGAAATTTCCAATAACATACTTGGAATGGTCACTTCTGATAAATTAGCTACAATTTCTTATCAAATCATTTGCCCGACAAGTGATTTAACTTATTTAATAACGGAAAATGTCAATGAAGATATCAAAAGACTTTATAACAAACAAGGTATACATGTGATTGATTGA
- a CDS encoding DinB family protein produces MYRSISDFIKEWNKEANLTQNVLDSLTDDALTQQVYAEGRTLGRIAWHVTTNIPDYLTHFGFKVDRVEDEESVPASARKIAATFKDISSQAAQIIEQQWTDESLEQTRTAFGRQESNAEILMGLIKHIVHHRGQMTVLMRQAGIKPPGVYGPPKEDWIHLGVKNPPL; encoded by the coding sequence ATGTATCGTTCAATTTCCGATTTTATTAAAGAATGGAATAAAGAAGCCAATTTAACTCAAAATGTTTTGGATAGCTTGACAGATGATGCCTTAACACAACAAGTGTATGCCGAAGGGCGCACTTTAGGAAGAATTGCGTGGCATGTAACAACCAATATCCCTGATTATTTAACTCACTTCGGATTCAAGGTGGATAGGGTAGAGGACGAAGAAAGCGTCCCGGCATCAGCCCGGAAAATTGCGGCGACCTTTAAGGACATTAGCTCCCAGGCAGCCCAAATCATCGAACAGCAATGGACAGACGAATCACTCGAACAAACGCGGACTGCCTTTGGAAGACAAGAATCGAATGCTGAGATTTTAATGGGGTTAATCAAGCATATCGTTCATCATCGCGGGCAAATGACGGTTTTAATGCGCCAAGCAGGAATTAAGCCTCCTGGTGTCTATGGACCGCCAAAAGAAGATTGGATTCATCTAGGCGTGAAAAATCCACCACTTTAA
- a CDS encoding styrene monooxygenase/indole monooxygenase family protein — translation MFEIPSMTEQGPVTILFIMAIPKSDLDVFKGMKNGEEFTCKMSDAVQRFFPHVYKRMDMEKFKLCDENGYPAITSVIRKPYLMVHDKLVVGCGDSVFLNDPITGQGCNLSSFCAEQLYETLIEWKHSKWDGEMGESYWKRTKQYVKEITEWTNAMTGPLPEHVVQLLMQGAQDQDKANEIAQWFADPTTAFEAFFSRMNV, via the coding sequence ATGTTTGAAATCCCCTCAATGACTGAACAGGGACCTGTTACGATTTTATTCATCATGGCCATTCCAAAATCTGATCTGGACGTATTTAAAGGGATGAAAAACGGAGAGGAATTCACTTGTAAAATGAGTGATGCAGTGCAACGTTTCTTTCCTCATGTTTATAAGCGCATGGATATGGAAAAATTTAAGTTATGTGATGAAAACGGCTATCCAGCGATAACATCTGTTATAAGGAAGCCGTATCTCATGGTTCATGATAAGCTCGTGGTAGGCTGCGGGGACAGCGTATTTCTAAATGATCCGATTACTGGTCAAGGCTGTAATCTCTCTTCTTTTTGTGCGGAACAATTGTATGAAACCCTTATTGAATGGAAGCATTCCAAGTGGGACGGCGAAATGGGAGAATCTTATTGGAAGCGGACGAAACAATACGTAAAAGAAATAACGGAATGGACAAATGCGATGACAGGACCATTGCCTGAGCATGTTGTTCAATTACTGATGCAGGGTGCACAGGATCAGGATAAAGCGAACGAAATTGCTCAATGGTTCGCCGATCCGACAACGGCATTTGAAGCGTTTTTTTCAAGAATGAACGTTTAA
- a CDS encoding styrene monooxygenase/indole monooxygenase family protein, producing the protein MIDCTGKNGPLFPFPLETELSPFPAPQRKCIVGYFAGIYV; encoded by the coding sequence ATCATTGATTGTACCGGGAAAAATGGACCTCTTTTTCCGTTTCCGCTGGAAACGGAGCTGTCTCCCTTTCCAGCCCCGCAGCGAAAGTGCATTGTTGGCTATTTTGCAGGTATATATGTTTGA
- a CDS encoding NAD(P)-binding protein has translation MGIIGSGIAGLHLAYALRNEFDITVIERHTSEQIRKGRIMSTQVHFGSTRSREERFNMPKWEEQSLIESIHITIGNQKLFAGMLQEPASSVDQRLFYAHSMKVLAEKGVSFRREKEDNESAKA, from the coding sequence ATTGGCATCATTGGCAGCGGTATAGCCGGGCTGCACCTGGCATATGCCCTAAGGAACGAATTTGATATCACTGTCATCGAACGTCATACATCAGAGCAAATCAGGAAAGGACGCATCATGTCCACCCAGGTCCACTTCGGATCGACAAGGTCACGTGAGGAACGTTTTAACATGCCAAAATGGGAAGAACAATCTCTGATTGAAAGCATCCATATTACGATTGGAAATCAAAAACTATTTGCAGGTATGTTGCAGGAGCCGGCATCATCTGTTGATCAGCGTTTGTTTTACGCCCATTCAATGAAAGTTCTTGCCGAAAAAGGCGTTTCCTTCCGAAGGGAAAAGGAGGATAACGAAAGTGCGAAAGCGTAA
- a CDS encoding 2OG-Fe(II) oxygenase, translating to MTIDISKEQTIFNHIGNKIKTEDRVINIIARMEEPLILILGNVLSNEECDELIGLSKDKLHRSKIGDTREINEMRTSSSMFFQENENETITRIEKRISTIMNIPSEHGDGIQILKYTPGQEYKAHFDFFTSKETKNNRISTLVMYLNDVEHGGETFFPKLNLSISPHKGMAVYFEYFYNDHEMNKRTLHGGAPVIADEKWVATQWMRRQKR from the coding sequence TTGACAATTGATATCAGTAAAGAACAAACCATCTTTAACCACATTGGAAATAAAATCAAAACCGAAGATAGAGTGATTAATATAATTGCTAGAATGGAAGAACCACTAATCCTAATTTTAGGAAACGTTTTGAGTAATGAGGAATGTGACGAACTGATCGGATTGTCAAAAGACAAATTACATCGTTCCAAAATTGGCGATACACGCGAAATTAATGAGATGAGAACAAGCAGCAGCATGTTTTTTCAGGAAAATGAAAATGAAACCATTACCAGAATCGAAAAAAGAATATCAACCATCATGAATATCCCCAGTGAACATGGTGATGGCATTCAAATTCTTAAATATACTCCCGGCCAAGAATATAAAGCTCATTTTGATTTTTTCACTAGTAAAGAGACAAAGAATAATCGAATCAGTACACTTGTCATGTATTTAAATGATGTGGAGCATGGAGGGGAAACTTTTTTCCCTAAGCTGAATTTATCCATATCCCCACATAAAGGAATGGCCGTGTACTTCGAATATTTCTATAATGACCATGAAATGAATAAGCGAACCCTGCACGGCGGTGCACCCGTTATAGCCGATGAAAAATGGGTTGCAACCCAATGGATGCGAAGACAAAAAAGGTAA
- a CDS encoding alpha/beta-type small acid-soluble spore protein has protein sequence MAKNNNSNQLVVSGAEQALEQMKYEIANEFGVNLGADTTARANGSVGGEITKRLVQMAEQQLGGRTR, from the coding sequence ATGGCTAAGAATAACAACAGCAATCAATTGGTAGTTAGTGGTGCAGAACAAGCTCTAGAACAAATGAAATACGAGATCGCAAATGAATTTGGCGTAAACCTTGGTGCTGATACAACAGCACGCGCAAATGGTTCTGTTGGCGGAGAAATCACGAAACGTTTAGTGCAAATGGCTGAACAACAATTAGGTGGACGAACTCGTTAA
- a CDS encoding aldehyde dehydrogenase family protein translates to MRNYTQQYINGEWVDSTGSETIDVINPATEEVIGKIISGTKEDVDRAVEAARAAFPSFSRMQIEERIKLLENIAKEYENRKDDLVKVMTEELGSPITRSEQVQYEMGLQHFKEAAEKLKTFEFTEQRGDTFIQKEAIGVAGLITPWNFPANQVCTKLASAFAAGSTVVLKPAAMTPLTAIILAEIFEKAGMPKGVFNLVNGSGSTIGEAISSHPDIDFVSFTGSGSVGSKIMENAAQDIKKVSLELGGKSPLVILQDANVKEAARTAVLNVAMNTGQVCTAATRTIIPKSMQDEFIEAIKEVLPEFPVGDPQDEATFMGPQVSEGQWKTVQSYIEKGMDEGAVLVAGGTGKPEGLEKGYFTKITVFSDVKSDMTIAKEEIFGPVMSILTYETIDEAIEIANDTIYGLAGYVFGQDPEQLRKVATNIRAGQITVNNAKIDYSAPFGGFKQSGIGREWGDYGIEEFLEPKAILGMPS, encoded by the coding sequence ATGCGTAATTATACACAACAGTATATCAATGGAGAATGGGTTGATTCTACAGGGTCGGAAACGATTGATGTTATCAATCCAGCTACGGAAGAAGTCATCGGAAAGATCATTTCGGGTACCAAGGAGGATGTCGACCGCGCAGTTGAAGCGGCTCGTGCAGCATTTCCTTCATTCTCTAGAATGCAAATAGAAGAGCGGATCAAGTTATTGGAGAATATCGCCAAGGAATATGAAAATCGGAAGGATGACCTTGTCAAAGTCATGACAGAAGAATTAGGTTCTCCTATTACACGAAGTGAACAAGTTCAGTATGAGATGGGCTTGCAGCATTTTAAGGAAGCGGCCGAGAAGCTGAAAACCTTCGAATTCACGGAACAGCGCGGAGACACCTTCATCCAAAAAGAGGCGATTGGTGTAGCCGGACTCATTACACCATGGAATTTCCCTGCCAACCAAGTTTGCACGAAGTTGGCGAGTGCATTTGCTGCAGGAAGCACAGTCGTATTGAAGCCTGCTGCCATGACGCCGCTTACAGCAATCATTCTCGCGGAAATCTTCGAAAAGGCTGGAATGCCAAAAGGTGTATTTAATCTAGTGAATGGCTCTGGTTCCACCATTGGGGAAGCGATCAGCTCCCACCCTGATATAGATTTTGTTTCATTTACTGGATCTGGGAGCGTCGGTTCAAAAATCATGGAAAACGCCGCTCAGGATATAAAGAAAGTGTCACTCGAACTTGGCGGCAAATCCCCATTAGTGATTTTACAAGACGCCAATGTAAAAGAAGCCGCGCGAACCGCTGTTTTGAATGTGGCGATGAATACTGGACAAGTTTGTACGGCTGCAACGAGGACCATCATTCCTAAATCGATGCAGGATGAGTTTATTGAAGCGATAAAAGAGGTGCTTCCGGAATTCCCTGTAGGAGATCCGCAGGACGAGGCCACCTTCATGGGTCCGCAAGTATCGGAGGGACAGTGGAAAACGGTCCAATCCTACATTGAAAAGGGAATGGACGAAGGGGCGGTACTTGTCGCTGGAGGCACAGGAAAACCAGAAGGCCTTGAAAAAGGTTATTTCACGAAGATTACGGTTTTCTCTGATGTGAAAAGCGATATGACGATAGCCAAAGAAGAAATATTCGGTCCCGTCATGTCCATTCTTACGTATGAAACCATTGACGAAGCGATTGAGATCGCCAATGATACGATTTATGGTTTAGCTGGGTATGTGTTCGGCCAGGACCCAGAGCAATTGAGAAAAGTGGCTACGAATATTCGGGCTGGTCAGATAACCGTCAACAATGCAAAAATAGACTATTCAGCACCGTTTGGCGGGTTCAAGCAGTCAGGAATCGGACGTGAATGGGGCGATTACGGAATTGAAGAATTCCTGGAGCCAAAAGCCATTCTGGGGATGCCGTCTTGA
- a CDS encoding carbohydrate ABC transporter permease gives MQKKFRPLTILEYVCLVMLAILFIFPLFWMVASSMKPEAEVYNNMNTFKAFLPSFHISEWFVSYGQVLSRFHLIGYIGNSLFYGGCVAIGSIIINGMAGYAFAKLKFSGKKWLFGILLALLIVPFETILISQFTIIHKLGLVDTRLAVILPALAGAFNIYLFRNFFMAIPESVIESAKLDGADNWQIFWRIMLPMSKPAVATVGTLAFIGSWNDYIWPLMVLTDKSKFPIQVAITAINSTDPVYINQVMAVLTISTIPLILIYIVAQRYILEGLGGSGTGIK, from the coding sequence ATGCAGAAGAAATTCAGGCCCTTAACCATTCTTGAATACGTTTGCTTGGTTATGTTAGCGATACTATTCATTTTCCCGCTATTTTGGATGGTAGCATCCTCGATGAAGCCTGAGGCGGAAGTTTACAATAATATGAATACATTCAAGGCTTTCCTGCCATCCTTTCATATCTCGGAATGGTTTGTATCATATGGTCAAGTTCTATCACGCTTTCATTTAATCGGTTATATCGGCAATAGTTTGTTTTATGGCGGGTGTGTGGCCATCGGCTCCATCATTATCAATGGGATGGCGGGGTATGCATTCGCTAAACTCAAATTCAGCGGGAAAAAATGGTTGTTCGGGATATTGTTGGCGCTTTTGATCGTACCATTCGAAACGATCTTAATCTCCCAATTTACCATTATTCACAAACTCGGCTTAGTGGACACGCGTCTCGCGGTTATTTTGCCCGCATTGGCAGGAGCATTCAATATTTATTTGTTCAGAAACTTCTTCATGGCGATTCCGGAATCAGTTATCGAATCGGCAAAACTGGATGGTGCCGACAATTGGCAGATTTTCTGGAGAATCATGCTGCCGATGTCAAAGCCGGCTGTCGCCACAGTTGGAACATTGGCGTTCATCGGAAGCTGGAATGATTATATCTGGCCGCTTATGGTCTTGACGGATAAGTCGAAATTCCCTATCCAGGTGGCGATAACTGCCATCAATAGTACCGATCCAGTTTACATCAATCAGGTCATGGCTGTATTGACGATATCCACGATTCCTCTGATTCTTATTTATATCGTGGCACAACGATACATCTTGGAAGGCCTCGGAGGCTCGGGAACTGGCATTAAGTAG
- a CDS encoding carbohydrate ABC transporter permease, with amino-acid sequence MSRMGWKTNGLAYTVMKSERGLRGGIHWKDNMIAYAFLGPALLVLSMFLVIPAIMAVYYAFTDYYLLTPDMRKFVGLDNFFNLFKDPIFLKSLLNTLKFVVCVIPLQVGAALGMALLLNKQRRANTFFKVAYFSPVVMSLVVISVLWLYLLNPNEGIINNALRNIGISAQPFLTSPKQAIFTIVVVSAWQGAGFQMLIFLAGLQNIPVDVYEAAQMDGMNKWHRFIYITLPLLKPTSVFIFITTLIGAFKLLVQPMVMTQGGPMNSTMTVVYYIYQTGFTDRMVGYASSMALLFGTIIGIVTVAQRKLVKEDDD; translated from the coding sequence ATGAGTAGAATGGGATGGAAAACGAATGGTTTGGCCTACACGGTAATGAAATCGGAGAGAGGGTTGAGGGGTGGTATCCACTGGAAGGATAATATGATCGCATATGCGTTTTTGGGGCCCGCTTTATTGGTTTTGTCGATGTTCCTGGTCATACCGGCAATCATGGCAGTCTATTATGCTTTTACCGATTATTATTTACTGACACCCGATATGCGTAAATTTGTGGGACTGGATAACTTTTTCAATTTATTTAAAGACCCTATCTTTCTGAAAAGCTTGTTAAACACACTGAAATTCGTAGTTTGTGTCATTCCATTACAGGTAGGGGCAGCGCTTGGGATGGCCCTCCTATTAAATAAACAACGAAGGGCCAATACGTTTTTTAAAGTGGCCTACTTCAGTCCCGTCGTCATGTCACTTGTGGTCATCTCCGTTCTTTGGCTATATTTGCTGAATCCGAATGAGGGAATCATCAACAACGCACTAAGAAACATCGGTATTTCGGCTCAACCATTTCTAACGAGTCCGAAGCAGGCAATATTTACGATTGTTGTGGTTTCGGCTTGGCAAGGGGCAGGTTTTCAGATGTTGATCTTTTTGGCTGGGTTGCAGAATATTCCGGTGGATGTATATGAAGCGGCACAAATGGATGGGATGAACAAATGGCACAGATTCATATACATCACCTTACCTTTATTGAAGCCGACTTCCGTGTTCATCTTCATCACAACGTTGATTGGGGCATTTAAACTGTTGGTCCAACCAATGGTCATGACACAAGGGGGACCGATGAATTCCACCATGACGGTTGTCTATTACATTTATCAAACGGGATTTACGGATCGGATGGTCGGTTATGCCAGTTCGATGGCGCTTTTGTTTGGTACCATCATTGGAATAGTTACCGTTGCGCAACGAAAACTGGTCAAGGAGGACGATGATTGA
- a CDS encoding ABC transporter substrate-binding protein, whose protein sequence is MKKLLFVGISLLLLVVAVGCSKSESVDGDGQKNITMWVHVSDENEEGKVYQKRVEVFNKEYASDHVEAKIEFIPRSGNGGGYEDKVNAALTTSTLPDVITLDGPNTAAYAKSGVISPLDEYVKDQDDLLPSIKQQGTYQDKLYAIGVSESSVGIYYNKKMLQEAGVDLKTLPTVDSPWTWTQFLELCKTLTDKYKKPSIDMQLQAKDEMLTYALTPFVWSAGGDLISKDGKKADGVFNQAATVEAMDFIQTMLKKGYTTRTPVKQAFETEKYPMKFSGVWTVTDLKTNFPEVEYGVMPYPVSPNTKKLVSPSGSWQFAMTQTSENKEWSAKLVDWMTNKESNIELSRSIAALPVRFSSEEVMSKEFSEQMNVFMKQLKETGHARPVTPAYPQVTRAFQQAVDDISFYDQNHDIQKVLDARAKEMQTAVDKAN, encoded by the coding sequence ATGAAAAAATTACTTTTTGTCGGGATATCTCTATTATTGCTAGTTGTAGCGGTTGGTTGCAGCAAAAGTGAAAGCGTGGATGGCGATGGGCAAAAGAATATCACAATGTGGGTCCACGTTTCGGATGAAAATGAAGAAGGAAAGGTTTACCAAAAACGTGTTGAAGTATTTAACAAGGAGTATGCCTCCGATCATGTCGAAGCCAAAATCGAGTTCATTCCGCGCAGCGGAAATGGCGGGGGCTATGAGGATAAAGTGAATGCAGCGCTGACGACCAGTACCTTGCCTGATGTCATCACTTTGGACGGGCCCAATACAGCCGCATATGCCAAATCTGGTGTCATTTCGCCTTTGGACGAATATGTGAAAGATCAGGATGATTTGCTTCCAAGTATTAAGCAGCAGGGAACGTATCAGGACAAGCTTTATGCAATCGGTGTGAGTGAATCCTCAGTAGGCATTTATTACAATAAAAAAATGCTTCAAGAGGCTGGAGTCGATTTGAAAACGCTGCCAACCGTCGATTCCCCTTGGACATGGACCCAATTCCTTGAGCTTTGTAAAACGCTAACAGATAAATATAAAAAACCATCGATCGATATGCAATTACAAGCGAAAGATGAAATGCTGACATATGCACTGACGCCTTTTGTATGGTCAGCTGGAGGTGATCTTATTTCGAAGGATGGAAAAAAAGCCGACGGTGTCTTCAATCAAGCTGCTACCGTTGAAGCTATGGATTTCATCCAGACGATGCTAAAGAAAGGCTATACGACACGGACTCCGGTCAAACAAGCATTTGAAACGGAAAAATACCCCATGAAATTTAGTGGTGTATGGACAGTGACGGATTTGAAAACAAACTTCCCGGAAGTGGAGTATGGTGTCATGCCATATCCAGTCTCACCAAATACGAAGAAATTGGTTTCTCCTTCAGGAAGCTGGCAATTTGCCATGACGCAAACCTCGGAAAATAAAGAATGGTCCGCAAAATTGGTCGATTGGATGACGAACAAAGAATCCAATATAGAGCTTAGCCGTTCGATTGCCGCACTGCCAGTTCGCTTTTCTTCCGAAGAAGTTATGTCGAAAGAATTTTCCGAGCAAATGAATGTATTCATGAAGCAATTAAAGGAAACAGGACACGCACGCCCCGTGACACCAGCTTATCCGCAAGTGACGCGTGCCTTCCAGCAAGCGGTCGATGATATCAGCTTCTATGATCAAAATCACGATATTCAGAAAGTTCTGGATGCGCGAGCGAAAGAAATGCAAACAGCTGTTGATAAGGCCAATTAG
- a CDS encoding LacI family DNA-binding transcriptional regulator: MKPSIDDVAEAAGVSRTTVSRVLNNRGYISQKTKDNVYKAMKEINYIPNDLARSLFNKRTHIIGLIVPKTSNPFFGELAFHIESICASFGFKVLLCNSVNRMDKEEKYLEMLLRNQVDGVIVVTYNRGIMNYHRENFPVVAVDHYLSEKIPVVGSDNYDGGKQATELLLKKGCRHIIHINGPIELETPANLRRKAYEDIMMENGRTPITYEVSNTFDQQIHRELICKLFDEQPEVDGIFASDDLIAASVMAEAKKRNKVIPSQLKVVGYDGTETGQILLPELTTIQQPIDLIAKTAIDILLKEIEGEFNDLPLETCLPVTLIEGGST; the protein is encoded by the coding sequence ATGAAGCCCAGCATTGATGATGTAGCAGAAGCTGCAGGCGTTTCAAGGACAACGGTTTCACGTGTCTTGAATAATCGCGGTTACATCAGTCAAAAAACGAAAGACAATGTATACAAAGCGATGAAGGAAATCAATTATATTCCAAACGATTTGGCTCGTTCCCTTTTTAATAAGCGAACCCATATCATTGGACTGATCGTCCCCAAAACGAGTAACCCCTTTTTCGGTGAACTAGCCTTCCACATTGAGAGCATTTGCGCTTCTTTCGGTTTTAAGGTGTTGCTGTGCAACAGTGTAAACAGAATGGACAAAGAGGAAAAATATCTTGAAATGCTTTTACGAAATCAGGTCGACGGGGTAATCGTTGTCACCTATAACAGAGGAATCATGAATTATCATCGTGAAAATTTCCCTGTCGTCGCGGTTGATCATTACCTTTCAGAAAAGATTCCGGTCGTTGGCTCTGATAATTATGACGGCGGAAAACAAGCTACCGAACTATTATTGAAAAAGGGCTGCCGACATATTATTCATATTAATGGCCCTATTGAGCTGGAAACGCCTGCAAACTTAAGAAGAAAAGCTTATGAGGATATCATGATGGAAAATGGAAGAACGCCCATCACATATGAAGTTTCCAATACATTTGACCAGCAGATCCATCGGGAGCTGATTTGTAAGCTTTTTGATGAGCAGCCCGAGGTGGATGGGATCTTTGCAAGCGATGATTTAATCGCGGCTTCCGTAATGGCTGAAGCTAAAAAACGCAATAAAGTCATCCCTTCGCAATTGAAAGTCGTCGGGTATGATGGCACGGAAACCGGTCAGATTTTATTACCGGAATTGACCACGATCCAACAGCCAATTGATTTAATCGCAAAGACGGCCATCGACATTTTATTGAAAGAAATTGAAGGCGAGTTCAACGATCTGCCGCTGGAAACATGCCTCCCCGTCACTCTCATTGAAGGAGGAAGCACGTAA
- the lacD gene encoding tagatose-bisphosphate aldolase translates to MLALTKNKLEALKRLSDEHGVIGALAIDQRGSLKKMIATGNASHVGDEGIIRFKRLVSEELTPFATAILLDPEYGIPAAKVRDKNAGLLVAYEKTGYDASDVGRLPDLLPEWSVKRLKEAGADAIKFLLYYDVDEADKINNSKHVYMERVGSECAAEDLPFFLEIITYDAKNDDVKSKEFAKVKPNKVIGAMKEFSKPQYQVDVLKVEVPVNMNFVEGYAEEEAVHSKEEAAFLFNEQSKATELPFIFLSAGVSAKLFQETLKFAKESGSTFNGVLCGRATWKEGVPPFAIGGEQAGRIWLQDTGKRNIEELNVVLKATAESWFRKITVST, encoded by the coding sequence ATGTTAGCCCTAACAAAAAATAAATTGGAAGCTCTTAAACGTTTATCGGATGAACATGGTGTGATTGGAGCATTGGCCATTGATCAACGTGGCTCCTTGAAGAAAATGATTGCAACCGGTAATGCTAGCCATGTGGGAGATGAAGGTATCATTCGTTTCAAAAGGTTGGTTTCTGAGGAATTAACACCCTTTGCAACGGCTATTCTTTTGGACCCTGAATATGGTATCCCAGCGGCAAAGGTGCGTGACAAGAACGCAGGTTTATTAGTAGCCTATGAAAAAACAGGCTACGATGCGTCAGACGTGGGACGTCTACCTGATTTACTGCCGGAATGGTCAGTGAAACGCTTGAAAGAAGCCGGCGCCGATGCGATCAAATTCCTCCTGTATTATGATGTCGATGAAGCAGATAAAATTAATAACTCCAAACATGTTTATATGGAACGGGTTGGATCCGAGTGTGCGGCTGAAGATCTTCCATTTTTCTTGGAAATTATAACTTATGATGCGAAAAACGATGATGTGAAAAGTAAAGAATTTGCAAAAGTCAAACCGAATAAAGTGATTGGGGCCATGAAGGAGTTCTCCAAACCCCAATACCAAGTAGATGTATTGAAGGTTGAGGTTCCGGTTAATATGAACTTTGTGGAAGGGTATGCGGAGGAAGAAGCCGTTCACAGTAAAGAAGAAGCTGCCTTTCTTTTCAATGAGCAAAGTAAAGCAACTGAACTGCCCTTTATTTTCTTGAGTGCTGGGGTGAGTGCAAAACTCTTTCAAGAAACATTGAAATTTGCCAAAGAATCTGGTTCTACCTTTAATGGTGTGTTATGTGGCCGGGCAACCTGGAAAGAGGGTGTGCCACCTTTTGCCATAGGCGGAGAACAAGCAGGCCGTATCTGGCTACAAGATACTGGTAAGAGAAATATTGAAGAACTGAATGTCGTTTTGAAAGCGACAGCTGAATCCTGGTTTAGGAAAATAACCGTTTCAACTTAA